The region TACCCCTTTCTCGATGCCAAGCGATTCGACGCAAACGAATTCGCCATCCATCACGGGGATTCGCCAATACCGGGTATCGCCGACCACTTTACTCTTCTGAAAGCCATCGCCGAAATAACGAAGCGACTTACCCAGTGGCATGCGTTTTTCCGAGTCCGGCAGGCCATCGAACAGAGCGGTCGAAGCACATGTCATCACGCACTGTCCGACCCGATTGCTGATCGCTTTGCCAAGGGCATCGGCTGAAAATCCGAACGCCAGAACGCTTGCCCCAGGGCGACCGTCCGGTGTTTCGTCGGCGGAAAGATGCCGTTCGACGCCTACTTCCGCGTCGCAGGCAATCACGCTGCTGCCGTAGCCGCACAGTTCGTTGGTGGCCGCGGCGAGCCAATGGTCGTCAAACGCGGTTAAGATCAACCGGGTATAGACCATCCCAAACGCTTCGGCGAACGTATCGACAATTTGCGTGTTGCCAATCTGCACAGCTACTTTCCCCGGAATCGGACGAAAAAGACGAATCCCTATCTTCCCCCGATCCGCAAACGCTGCCAACCCCGCCCTGGGTAACCATTTCGGCTTCCACGATCTAGAATAGAGAACACCCATCCCGCCAACGCAAACGGTAACCCAACTCGGATTGAATGACTGAAGAATCGAAAGCCGATCATCGCGTCGCCATCATTGGGGGCGGCATCTCAGGGCTCGCCGCTGCGCATCGCGTTCAGGAATTAGATCCTTCGGCCAAGATCACCCTCTTCGAAGCAGATAAAAAACTCGGCGGTGTCCTGCAAACTACCACGACCGACGACGGTTACTTACTGGAAAACAGCGCCGATAACTTCATCACCAACCTGCCATTTGCATTGGATCTTTGCCGCCGACTCGGCTTGGAAGAAGATTTGCTGCCGACCAACGAGGCGTTACGCAAAGCCTTCGTCGTACGGCAAGGGAAATTGCATCCCGTGCCGGAAGGCTTCGTGTTGATGGCGCCTGGCAAGATGTGGTCGGTCATTACAACGCCCATTCTATCCTGGTCCGGCAAGCTGCGTTTGGCCCGCGAGTTCTTTGTCCCGCGTCGCCAAGAGCAAACCGACGAGTGTCTCGAGTCGTTCGTCACACGACGCATGGGGAAAGAAGTTTACCAGCGTCTCGTGCAACCACTGATCGGTGGCATTTATACGGCCGATCCGACAAAGCTCAGCATCCAAGCGACACTGCGGCAGTTTGTGGAAATGGAACGAAAGCATGGCAGCTTGATCAAGGGAATGCAGCGTCGCGATCAGAACAATGGCAAGAAGAACGAGAGCGGAGCTCGCTACTCGATGTTCGTCGCGCCGAGGTATGGCATGCGGCAATTGATCGAACGTCTCGTCGAGCGACTATCTGGTCACGACCTACGCTGCGAAACTCCCATTCAATCGATTCGGCGCAAGGGCGATTTGTGGATGGTCGATACGGCCACGCAGTCGCTTGAGTTCGATGCCGTTATCGTGGCATTGCCTGCTCCGCATGCCGCGAAGACGTTGGAAGCGTTTTCGGTCCTGGCCGAAAACCTTCAGGCAATTCCTTACGCGGGATGCAGCGTGGCCATCTTGGCCGTCGACGAAAAGCAAATTCGCCGCCCAGTGGCTGGGTTTGGGTTCGTGGTGCCAGAGATCGAGAACCGCAAGATATTGGCCGGCAGTTTTTCCAGCACCAAGTTCCCCGGCCGCGCTCCGGACGGCAAAGTGGTTATTCGTGTCTTCGTCGGCGGGGCCTGTCACCCTGAGTTGGCCGATCTGCCGGACGACGAAATGCGACGCGTCGTGCTGCAAGAGCTGAACGAGTTGATTGGCTTGGAAGGGGAGCCCGAGAAGTTTCTGGTTACGCGCTGGATGGGCAAGATGCCGCAGTACCATCTTGGGCATCTCGATCGCGTTGCGACATTGGAAAGGGAATGCGGCAGTTTGCCTGGCTTGGAATTGGCCGGCAATGCTTACCGCGGCGTCGGCGTGCCGCAATGTATTCAAAGTGGTGAGCAAGCCGCGGCGCGCGTCGTGGAGTATTTACGCAGCCGCTAGTTGAATGCTTGCCACTTCGCCACCAACAAACGCAACATCGAGTCCGCCTGCCGATTCTTTCGCTTTCTGCAGCGCACTCAAAGCGGCCTCAGGATCGTCATTGTAGGACTGGGCGAAAGCTTGCTGATCGGTGGCTGCTTGAATGGCAGCCGTTTGCGCGGCAATTTGCGAGAGCAGGCGTTGCCCTTCTTCCGACTGCTGCAACAACCCTTTGGCTTGTTGTGCGAATGCATCACCACCACTCATCGCGATCTCGCCGTTAAGGTCGATGCGAAGCTGAAACGAATCTGGCAACTCTTGACCGGCCTGGTGAAACGTGCGTCGCAGCAGGTCTTCCAACTCTTCTAGCGAGCGTCCCAGTTGATCTTCCAAAGCTGCGGCGTCGGTACCCAATATTCCGGCGGAAGCCAGAAATGAGTCGAGCGTGTTTCCGCTGGAGGATTCGCTTTCCGGGGTTGAAGCTTCCTCGTTGGAAAACAGCGAGAACATTCCCTGCGACAGATTTTTCGCCGCGCCAGCCGCCATCGATGCGGCACCAATGCCAAGTGGTATTGCCGATGCGATATTCATGCGCGCACTTTCTGCGTTGATGACAGCCCCCCGTCCTTAGAAAGATCGTCAGCTGAGTATGCCGACTTTAACGATTTATCGGTCGGGGGCCGGAAGGATGGGGGAGTATGCCAAGCAAGAAAAAGAAAAAGTTCCCATTACCTACGATCGCTGTGCAACCGGCAACTTCCAGCTAGTACCTAGCGGTACTCTGCCCCAGGTGGAAGTTAAGGATAGGTAATGGGAACAAATTCTATCTTCAATAGTCACGTTATAAAAAACGGACTGCGGTTTCCCGATTAGTTAGGCGAGCTAACTGTTTTTGGGGTAGACAAGTTAAAAAGTTTCACCCCGTTAAAAACTATATCGTGTAGATTACCCCCCAGCTTGAGCTGAGTCAACAATAACCTCCCTAAATGGGCAATTATGAATCCCCATAACACACAGGGTACTCATTTTGGGGGTGATTGCGGTTAAGCCGCAACCAAGCGTGGCTCGAAAAGTTCCTCTTCCGGCAGTTCTAATACTTGGCGGTACATATCGACGTATTGGCGAGCTGCTTCCTGCCAACAGAACCGAGCCGCCGCTTGTTGCAGATCTTCGGCATAGTTCGGCTGGGCATTGTAAAGCTGCATGCCATTCTGATAGACGTCCATCAGGTGA is a window of Bremerella sp. TYQ1 DNA encoding:
- the fhcD gene encoding formylmethanofuran--tetrahydromethanopterin N-formyltransferase yields the protein MVYTRLILTAFDDHWLAAATNELCGYGSSVIACDAEVGVERHLSADETPDGRPGASVLAFGFSADALGKAISNRVGQCVMTCASTALFDGLPDSEKRMPLGKSLRYFGDGFQKSKVVGDTRYWRIPVMDGEFVCVESLGIEKGVAGGNIIFQAVDQATALTAALRAVDALAELPDVIAPFPGGVARSGSKVGSKYKALRASTSDTNCPTLRGRVDSQVVEGANCVLEIVLDGTNEEAVAAGMKAAMNAAAIEGVLAISAGNYGGKLGKFHFHLKDLVE
- the hemG gene encoding protoporphyrinogen oxidase: MTEESKADHRVAIIGGGISGLAAAHRVQELDPSAKITLFEADKKLGGVLQTTTTDDGYLLENSADNFITNLPFALDLCRRLGLEEDLLPTNEALRKAFVVRQGKLHPVPEGFVLMAPGKMWSVITTPILSWSGKLRLAREFFVPRRQEQTDECLESFVTRRMGKEVYQRLVQPLIGGIYTADPTKLSIQATLRQFVEMERKHGSLIKGMQRRDQNNGKKNESGARYSMFVAPRYGMRQLIERLVERLSGHDLRCETPIQSIRRKGDLWMVDTATQSLEFDAVIVALPAPHAAKTLEAFSVLAENLQAIPYAGCSVAILAVDEKQIRRPVAGFGFVVPEIENRKILAGSFSSTKFPGRAPDGKVVIRVFVGGACHPELADLPDDEMRRVVLQELNELIGLEGEPEKFLVTRWMGKMPQYHLGHLDRVATLERECGSLPGLELAGNAYRGVGVPQCIQSGEQAAARVVEYLRSR